In Henckelia pumila isolate YLH828 unplaced genomic scaffold, ASM3356847v2 CTG_80:::fragment_1, whole genome shotgun sequence, one genomic interval encodes:
- the LOC140873738 gene encoding pentatricopeptide repeat-containing protein At5g47360, translated as MPSFLPILNPLSSLIPSKSPLFRHSNFLIFRTYSSPAAEKFLTHLQKNQNHVETTLNTVKAKLDYPCITHVLKICAIDKPQLALRFFIWAGLQSTYRHSSYMFSQACKFLEIEQKPQLVIDVINAYRAEDCIVSVRMFKIILNLCRAAKDAKLGLLVLRKMKEFNCRPDTVSYNVVIRLVVDKGELDEAIGLMREMGMIDLYPDMITYVSIIKGLCDAGRLEDAFALIKVMKGHGCIPNAVVYSTLLDGICMHGSLERALEFLDGMEKEKGERKPNVVTYTSVIKGFVEKGKAMDASRILDRMYYLGIKPNKVTIVSILDGLCKEGHVDQAHKVIDKVSVSGIQYDELYSSLVVSLCRAGMCKESENVFRMMITRGMRPNGLASGSIIDRVFSDGRVLDAFGLIDSLEKSGILPPIDSETYSVLLAGLCQRNHLVETTKIANIMVDQRILLKRQCAESIIKFLASVGEDSLASRIANANS; from the coding sequence ATGCCATCATTCCTCCCAATCTTAAATCCCCTTTCTTCCCTGATTCCATCTAAATCCCCACTTTTTCGACACTCAAATTTCCTTATTTTCAGAACCTATTCTTCACCAGCGGCTGAAAAGTTCTTAACTCATTTACAGAAAAATCAGAATCATGTGGAAACAACACTGAACACTGTGAAAGCCAAGTTGGACTATCCTTGCATCACTCATGTCTTAAAAATATGCGCCATTGATAAACCCCAATTGGCTCTCAGGTTCTTTATTTGGGCTGGCCTTCAATCTACCTACAGGCACAGCTCATATATGTTTTCCCAGGCATGTAAATTTTTGGAGATTGAGCAAAAACCCCAACTGGTTATTGATGTTATAAATGCATACAGGGCTGAAGATTGTATTGTTAGTGTCAGGATGTTCaagattattttaaatttatgtaGAGCTGCTAAAGATGCAAAATTAGGCTTATTGGTTTTGAGGAAAATGAAAGAATTCAATTGTAGGCCAGACACGGTATCATACAATGTAGTGATTAGATTAGTCGTTGATAAGGGTGAGTTAGATGAGGCGATCGGGTTGATGAGAGAGATGGGTATGATTGATCTCTATCCAGATATGATCACATATGTTTCGATCATTAAGGGGCTTTGTGATGCTGGGAGGTTAGAGGATGCATTTGCATTGATCAAGGTTATGAAGGGGCATGGATGCATACCGAATGCTGTTGTCTATTCTACACTCCTCGATGGAATTTGTATGCATGGGAGTTTAGAGAGGGCATTGGAGTTCTTAGATGGGATGGAGAAAGAAAAGGGAGAGCGGAAGCCGAATGTGGTAACTTATACGTCTGTTATTAAGGGTTTTGTTGAGAAAGGGAAGGCAATGGATGCATCTAGGATTTTGGACCGAATGTATTATTTGGGAATCAAACCAAATAAAGTTACAATTGTTTCTATCTTGGACGGACTTTGTAAGGAAGGGCATGTAGATCAGGCTCATAAAGTGATTGACAAAGTTAGTGTTAGTGGTATTCAGTATGATGAACTATATAGTTCTCTTGTTGTTTCCCTATGCCGGGCTGGGATGTGTAAGGAATCAGAGAATGTGTTCAGGATGATGATTACTCGTGGTATGAGGCCAAATGGTTTGGCTTCAGGTAGCATTATAGACAGGGTATTTTCAGACGGACGAGTGCTAGATGCGTTTGGCTTGATTGATTCTCTTGAAAAATCTGGAATTTTGCCGCCCATTGATTCCGAGACTTACTCAGTTCTCTTGGCAGGACTTTGTCAAAGAAATCATCTCGTAGAAACGACAAAAATTGCTAATATTATGGTAGATCAAAGAATTTTGCTGAAACGACAATGTGCAGAAAGTATAATCAAATTTCTTGCCAGTGTTGGAGAAGATAGTCTAGCTTCCCGTATTGCTAATGCTAATAGTTAA
- the LOC140873647 gene encoding nudix hydrolase 8 yields the protein MALNIFNSKSISAGSEMMLSNPLLNSRHFVKGSPLWCSCRAYIPRASYSSTPQNTTSAVGQHDYIDSYSYQIDRLNGSSSSAFFKKIDILDAFDDEYGGVMVNPERLPSNPNVFARALRLSVHHWKIKGKKGIWLKLPLEKSDLVPVAVKEGFMYHHAERSFVMLTFWIPDGPSLLPSNASHHVGVGGFVINDKDEVLVVQEKHCAPALHGLWKIPTGFILESEEIHLGAVREVKEETGIDTEFVEVVAFRHAHNVSFEKSDLFFVCMLRPLSSAIRVDDHEIQEAKWMPLDDFVNQPLIQKDSMFKKIIDICTARLEKRYCGLSVHQLFSKFDGKLSSLYFNIVRDWNSDCRAE from the exons ATGGCTCTTAATATTTTTAACTCAAAGTCAATATCTGCCGGTTCAGAGATGATGCTTTCGAACCCTTTACTAAACTCGAGACATTTTGTTAAAGGCAGTCCACTGTGGTGTTCCTGCAGAG CCTATATTCCAAGGGCTTCATATTCAAGTACTCCACAGAATACCACCTCTGCAGTTGGACAACATGATTATATAGACTCGTATTCATATCAAATTGATAGGTTAAATGGATCGAGTTCAAGTGCCTTCTTTAAAAAGATCGATATACTTGATGCATTTGACGACGAATATGGTGGAGTCATGGTAAATCCTGAGAGATTGCCATCCAATCCCAATGTGTTTGCCCGGGCACTTCGTCTGTCAGTGCACCATTGGAAAATAAAG GGAAAGAAAGGAATTTGGTTGAAGCTGCCTCTTGAAAAATCTGATCTTGTTCCTGTGGCTGTAAAG GAAGGATTCATGTATCATCATGCCGAAAGATCATTCGTGATGCTGACTTTCTGGATACCGGACGGACCATCCCTTCTACCATCTAATGCCTCTCATCATGTTGGAGTCGGCGGTTTTGTGATCAACGACAAAGATGAG GTGCTAGTAGTGCAAGAAAAACACTGTGCTCCCGCTCTTCATGGTCTATGGAAAATACCTACTGGTTTCATTCTCGAA TCGGAGGAGATCCATTTGGGAGCTGTAAGAGAAGTAAAAGAGGAAACTGGG ATTGATACTGAATTTGTGGAAGTTGTAGCTTTCAG GCATGCTCATAATGTTTCTTTCGAGAAATCGGATCTGTTCTTTGTCTGCATGTTGAGACCACTGTCATCAGCAATCAGAGTTGACGATCATGAAATCCAAGAGGCCAAG TGGATGCCTCTCGACGACTTTGTGAATCAACCGTTGATCCAAAAGGACAGCATGTTCAAGAAAATCATTGACATTTGCACTGCACGGCTTGAGAAGCGATATTGCGGATTATCTGTGCATCAATTATTCTCTAAGTTTGATGGAAAATTATCCTCATTGTACTTCAACATCGTCAGGGACTGGAACTCTGACTGTCGAGCTGAGTAA
- the LOC140873763 gene encoding uncharacterized protein produces MADAVSQTVKSQKIVQEISSDRAGTSKFFNHFLYKAGIVVIFFVLLPFFPSQAPEFINQTINARSWELLQLVFVGIAVSYGLFSKKNDGTEKDNNLNIDNAHSYVSKLLQVSSVFDDEAENQTVIDENKVETWNSQYLRGEPVVLVAKESSGVTEESDSRPGISQKPLLLPVRSLKQRVLDPKEVELVDDLGGKKGSFNRTSSKRFVTNSRKSRNGDFEGLKPETLDGKKEENAAFSSPTSRISRNGSSEGLRSESLEGEMEENVVFRSPIPWRSRSGRMEMKQDEDEVSKLLESRSFKSSMSISSPKKLSPLPSFPSESLAKNGEDVARKKNFSSPPPAPPPPSLPILNKSNSSIFVDDKSSSEKVMRRSVRSVPQEKLGDSVLEQQSRRTNPSPELRAKSVRTFKTNEKFANPVKFPKAETYEFDEKVLTQLTDEEPEVETEDDCSEGSSDNEETAADDNVSDVGRDVDKKADEFIAKFREQIRLQRIESIRKLTTQHAGAGKA; encoded by the coding sequence ATGGCAGATGCAGTTTCTCAAACTGTGAAATCCCAAAAAATAGTCCAAGAAATCTCTTCGGATCGTGCTGGCACGAGTAAGTTTTTCAACCATTTTCTGTACAAAGCTGGCATTGTTGTAATTTTCTTTGTTTTGCTTCCATTCTTTCCTTCACAAGCTCCTGAATTCATTAACCAAACCATAAATGCTAGAAGTTGGGAGCTTCTGCAGCTAGTTTTTGTGGGTATAGCTGTGTCTTATGGGttatttagcaagaaaaatgATGGGACGGAGAAAGATAACAACTTGAACATTGACAATGCACATTCTTATGTGTCTAAGTTGCTTCAAGTTTCATCTGTTTTTGATGATGAAGCTGAAAACCAGACTGTAATCGATGAAAATAAGGTTGAAACATGGAATTCTCAATACTTGAGAGGAGAACCCGTTGTGTTGGTGGCTAAAGAAAGCTCTGGTGTTACAGAGGAGAGCGATTCCCGTCCAGGAATCAGCCAAAAGCCTTTGTTATTACCTGTTAGGAGCTTGAAACAGCGGGTTTTGGATCCCAAAGAGGTGGAGTTGGTAGATGATTTAGGTGGGAAAAAGGGTTCATTTAATCGGACTAGTTCAAAGAGATTTGTCACCAATTCAAGAAAATCAAGAAATGGGGACTTTGAAGGGTTGAAGCCTGAAACTTTGGATGGCAAAAAGGAGGAAAATGCCGCTTTCAGTTCGCCAAcatcaagaatttcaagaaaTGGGAGCTCAGAAGGGCTGAGATCTGAAAGTTTGGAGGGGGAAATGGAGGAAAATGTAGTCTTTCGCTCGCCAATTCCATGGCGATCGAGGTCGGGAAGGATGGAGATGAAGCAAGATGAGGACGAAGTCTCAAAACTGCTAGAATCTAGATCGTTCAAGTCATCAATGTCTATCTCATCACCAAAAAAGCTCTCTCCTTTGCCTTCCTTTCCATCCGAATCCCTTGCGAAAAACGGCGAAGATGTGGCAAGGAAAAAGAATTTCTCCTCTCCTCCACCAGCACCTCCACCACCGTCTCTCCCTATACTGAATAAATCGAATTCGAGCATATTTGTAGATGACAAAAGTTCCTCTGAGAAGGTCATGAGGCGAAGCGTGAGAAGTGTTCCTCAAGAGAAATTGGGTGACAGTGTATTGGAGCAACAGTCAAGAAGAACAAATCCTAGCCCCGAGTTAAGGGCTAAGTCTGTTCGAACATTTAAAACCAATGAAAAGTTTGCCAATCCTGTGAAGTTCCCGAAAGCAGAGACCTACGAGTTCGATGAGAAAGTATTAACACAGCTCACAGATGAAGAGCCGGAGGTAGAAACCGAAGATGATTGCTCTGAAGGGAGTTCAGACAATGAAGAAACTGCAGCCGATGACAATGTTAGTGACGTAGGACGCGACGTGGACAAGAAAGCCGATGAATTCATAGCCAAGTTCCGCGAGCAGATCAGATTACAGAGAATCGAGTCGATCCGAAAATTGACTACACAGCATGCTGGAGCTGGAAAGGCCTGA